The genomic segment GCCCCTTCCCTCCTGGGCAGCCTCACAAACACAGCTGGGCAGTGGCTCCACTTGGCATGGCCCAGAGTGGGGCAAAGGCTTTTGATACCTGAGGAGCCGGGCAGGGGGGTACCTGTGCCCTTGTCCCATCCACCCATCACCGCCTGCCCCTGCAGCCTGGAAACCAGGGGACACTGCACAGGTGACTCTGCAGTGACCCAATTCTGCCCTGCCCTCCTGTCTGGAAGCCCTGTTAAGTTTTCCAGCAGGACATTCTTGGAGTTACTTGCTCCGGAAGCAGACCTGGCTGATCTTACGACAACAGAGCGAAAGCCGCCGCCTAGCGTCTGAGCGGCTGCAGGGCTCCAGCTTGAATGTGGAAACGCCCGTTGTCCTCGGGAGACCAGGTGGCCAACCCAGGCTGGGTCCCTCGGGCTTGGCGACAAGCAGGGCTGTAGTGGATGGGCAGGTATACCCTGACCAAAGGACAGCAGACACCACTGAGCTTCAGGCAGTGATCTCCATGTGTCtggaaattctgatttttaaagagaagccCAGTACCccaatttttatgtgaaatctcttgatttttaaatgctggcaactagttacaaaaacattttttaaaattacatgggTTCAACTAAACACATCTTCAGGCCACCATCTGCAGCCTCTGGTCTTGAGCCTAAATGGAAATCTCTCACTTCCCAGCCAGCCCTTCTAGTACCTCCCTCCCACTGCCAGCCCATGGCTGTGCCCACCCTGAGCCCgctcccctgcagcccctcctACGCTACCCTACCCACAGTGGCCTGAGCCACCCCCTGCTTCCAGACCCCCTGGCTCCCCGCTTTGAAGGTCACACCAGAATAGGACACCCCCCCCCGTGTCCTTGCTGCAGTCACCCACAGACCCTTGTGTCCTCCCCAGTCCTTGCAGACAGCAGTCCTCGCCCCAAAACGCTGATGTCCTACTTGcgctgattttttgttttaatttttaaatttttttaaattttttcttttttggcggcgaggcatgcgggatcttagttccgcgccccctgcagtgaaagctgGTTTCAAGGCTCCCACATCTCAACTTCTCTGGTCCCGACCTCCTCTCCTCCAGTGATTTCTCTCCCACTCTCACACCACTCAGTCCCACGAACTCACCCAATAACCAAAGTGATTTCAGCCGCCCCCTTATGTTCCCAGCTCACCTCCTCTGGTGGCCATGGCCCTCTGAGCCCACAGGGACCCGTGTCCTGGGTCCCCCACTCCCTGCCGTCCTCACCTCCCCTGCCACTGCACCCCGGGCTCACACTGCTCCAGCCTCCGTAGCCTTCCAGATCCTCAGACACGTGCCTGCTCCTGCCCTGGGGGCCTTGATTCTCCCTGTCCCTGCTGCTCTGCCCCCAGAagcctctgtctcctcctccagcCATTGCTCAGATGCCACCTTCTACCTCTCTGGCCATTGTGTTTAAAACGCCACACCCTGGAAATGGGCAGTGGTGATGGTCGCCCACCATTGTGAATGTACTCAGTGCCGCTGAATTGTACTTAAAAAttgtacttaaaaatggttaaaatggtaaaggtTATGCCAAGTTACGTTTGCCATAACAAAACTGCACAGTCCACTCCCAGCCCTATTTTTCTCCCCAACGCTTCTCCTGACActctgtattttattcattttttaattgactgCCTCCCCCATAGGGCgtcagctccacgagggcagaaACTTGAAGGTTCTGTCCACTGGGGTGTCCATCCAACACCTAAAACAGCACCTGGCACCCACTGGAAATAGACCGTGTTTGTCAAACGGCCTCTACTTAGACTGTCCCTGGGAAAAGGGCTGGGACTGTGGGGACATCCCTTTCAGAGTCGCCTCCGCTCACCACCGCCGACAGCTCAAACACCACAGATGGTTTGGAAGGAGTCCTAAAAAGACCCTGAAACATGGTTTATGCCTCAAAGGCAGGTGCTGGCCTGTGGGTCCCCAGGGCAGAGTCAGGGACTGTTGGGACAGGGCAGGTGACACAAAGGAAAGAGTATAAAAACCACGATGACCTGGGATGCACCTGTCCACCTAGGGCGGCAGTGCCAGGAAGCATGTACAGGGTGCCCTTCCAGCGAGCCAGGCACTCCACGCAGCCCAGCCTGGCACCTGAGGCTGCGGGGCCTCTCGGAGCtgctgcttcatttgtaaatagggATGGTACCATCCCCGGGAATTGAGAGTGAGGAAAATCATGGAGAGCTAGCACGCCGGAGCTGCAGGGCACAGGGCACAGAGGTTTTCCAGGAAGCACGTCCACTTTCAGCCCTGGTGTTTGCTGATGCCCAAGCAGAGCCACAGcgtcccccactcccacccccacccgggGACCAGCTCAGCATGAGAATACTCACATGgaaaggagtatttcccagagcAGCCTCCAGAGGGCGCCACCATCACGGCTCTGAGCCACCCGAGCTCAAGTTTTGCTGCCAGGCCACCAGCCCACCTCTGTGCCAGGGTGAGGCCGCTGTGGCTTTGCAGATGAAGGGGACCCCAGCAACCCTGCCCCGTATCAGGCAGGGCCCCCCACACAGCAGATGCCCCTACCCAGGGGGTCTGTAGCCCAGCACCCAGGGCACTTGCAGGGAGGGTGGCCAGAGAATTCGGTCCTCTTCCTGTTCCTCGTCAACCACGGAGACTCCAGAGGCTCAGAGGGATGGGAGCACGTGGGTGCTGCGGGAGCCGGGAACTCGGGCTACTTGGGCTGGCGCCTGGCTTCTccccagaggaggaagggaatcCAGACATGTCCCTGCAGAGCCTGAGTGTTCACAACAGCGGTGACCACCTGCCAGATACCCCATCGCCAGCTGATAGATCTGATGCCATAAGTCAGGACCCTGAGGCCAATAGTGGCACTGCCCTTCCAGGAACCTGTATGAAGTTCAGCAGGCAGCTGTGCCTGGCTCCCGGGAACAGGCAGcctgaggaagggagggaagcagTGCCTCTGACAGGGGCACCCCTCCCACTGAGACAGGCGGGGGCACACTGCTCCCCAGGCAGAGCCTGAAGGAAGGAGGGCGTTAGGCTGCACGGTTTGAGCCCCTGGAGCAACCACATCTGAAATATGGCAGATGCCCCAGGCCAAGATTGTAACCGCTTTacccctctctttccctccaggTGCCCCCAGTAGGAACCTCCTGTGCCCCACACCCTTGTGTCGCAGGCAGCTGGGGGTGAAGCGGGGGGCTCACCAGGAAGATTCAGCAGCAGCCTGGCAAGTCTGCATCCACCACCAGGGCAGACCAGCGCTTCCTGCTCACACCCTCAGCCCCCAGGGGTGCTGCAGGGCGCCCTGTGGCTTAGCTCAGAGCATTGGAGTCACGCCTGAGTGCACAGCTCTGCTCCCCCACTTACCTGCTGGGGAACCTGGGCAAGTCCCCAGCCCTCTCTGCGCCTCAGGCCCCCATCTGTACCATGAGGTAGGCAAAAGGCAGCTGTCCTGGGGCGCAACTAGCCAAGCGGATTGAAGGCACAGGACGAAGGGCACAGCCTGCTGAGGTATGTGCGGGAGGCTGGGTTTGGCTCTGGGTCCACCCTTCACTGGGGTGATGGCATCCCAGGCCTGAGCAGGTGCTGGGCAGGTCCCTCTCCCTGGCTCCCCTGTGTCAGCCTGTGGGAGGCACCACCCGCAAGGATGCCCCCACCTTGCCCTTGCAAAGGTCCACGCCACACACCTCAGGGCTGCGTGGATTCACAGGTGTTTTATTGGCTTTTCCGTAGGCAGCCCGGATGCCTCACGCTGCTAACCGGCCCCTCGACCCCTCACCCCACTCCTGGCCTCTGTTCTGGGGCCCCGGCTGGGAGCTGTCAGCCTTAACTCTTCTCCCAAGGCCTTGCAACCActgggtccccagcccctgggctcGGGCTGCCTCctcgagagataaacccactttTCTCACTGCCTCTCTTTGGGCCAGGCTCCCAAGCCGAGGGCGCATCCCTGCGTCAGGCACGGCCGAGTTCTCCCGAGGAGTGGGCTCCACCCCAGAGCCCTTTGGCGGTGCCTACCCATCCCAGGCTGAGTCAGACCCTGTGCACAGTGTTGCGGGCTCAGTCCTACAGCTTGGTGTTGAGGTGGAAGGAGAAGTGGGGCACTGCATAGGTTGTGGCAGGTGGCACGTGCCACGCAGACGAGGCTGGGCAAAGTCTGTGACGCAGGGCACTGTCAAAGGATGCGGGGGGGAAGTGCATCAGGCCAGCGGCCATGGGTGAGGGTGCTGCAGTGGCCAGGAGGTGGGCTGGGAAGGCCGGGATGACCAGGGGGCTGAAGGGGAGTGTGGCCTGGCCCTTTAAGGGGTCCAGGGTGCCGGCGAAGTTCAGCGGGCAGCGCAGCATGGTGCCCCTGCAGGCCTCTGGGAGGGTGGGCCCCAGGGCCGGGCCCAGCAGGCAGGAGACGGCCAAGTCGGGCCCCACAGACTTGGTCCCGCACTCCTTGGCATCCACCTCCTTAAGAAAGGGAGACACTACCCGCAGTTTTTTGCCGCCATGGACCAAGCCCTCTTCCTCCAGGCTGCGCTTGTTGCCCAGGCCTGGGCTGCTTGGGAAGGTGGTCAGGGGCACGGGGCTCTCGGCAGGGACCTTGGCCATGGGGGACACCCAGCAGGCTTTGGGTTTGGGGTACAGGCCCCTTCTGGAGCCGCCCTTGTGGAATGCAGAGGGGTGGTCGGCATCCCCACCCCACACCCGCTGGGGCTCTTTGGCTGGCAGCCCCTCTTCTTTGCCAGGAGGCCCCAATAACACCCCATCTTTAAGACTGGGGAAGAAGTCCCGAGGGTGCTGGCTGACAGGCTTCAGCACCTCGGTGGGGTAGGCGTGGAAGCAGCCAGTGAAGATGGGGGCCGACGGGTGAGGGCCCACCTGAGCCTCCTCCTTGAGGCTGCCACCAGGGCCCTGTGTTCCCTCCGGAGGCGTCAGCCGGTGCCTGGAGTTCTCAGCCTGCCCTCCTGGGCTCCGGGGATTCTCCAGGGGCCGAATAGCTGGGGGTGCCTGGGGCTCCCCACCTGCCCCGTGGCGACAGCCCTCCTCCTGGCACTGCAAGGCCTCCGCCTTGCTCACCTGGGCCAGAAGCTTCTTTTTGGCCAGTGGTGACATGATACCATGTGTCCCTTTGCAGTAGAAGCTGGACAGAAGCCGCCTGTAGGCCTCAGGGCAGCCGCTGGCACCCACGAAGGGCAGAGAGGGCCCAGGGGCTGGGCCTCGCTGTTCCATGCCGTCCCTGGAGGGCTCCTGGCTAGGAAGCCTTGCCAGGTCAGGGGCATCTGTTTTGGTCTTTCCTGGCATCatctggaaagagagaaaaggccagGCCTCAGGGCTGGGTGTGAGCCATGCACCCTGACCTGGGCACTTGGTGACAGCAAGGTCCCAAGGGGGCACCCAGGAGCCTCTGCTAGCCCTTCCAGCACCTTTGTGCAAAATTTTCAAAAGGTGTCCCATCCTCTGAATACACACAGCCTGGGGTCAGGACACAGGGACTGGTGAACGGGGTACAGACTGGAGTTCAGACCCTACCCACGCACCCACCAGTGCTGCCCTCAGAGGAAGTTCTGGGTGTCCTAGGCAGGGAGCCCTGCGGCCAAGGTGAGGACAGGTACGGGGCGCTGTGAGGGGCAGGGCACGAGGCGGCCAGAGCTCACCTGGTCCACCCGCTTCTCCTCCTTGGCTTTCTTTGGCCTCTCAGTGGCCCCGTCATCCCCCCGATGCTCCTTGGCCATCTTGTACTGCTTCCTGGGCTTGGAGGGGGGCAGGGGCTTGTCATCCTCTCCCTTCAGGTGCCGCACGTATGGGAGGACCAACCTGAGGAGGAACCGGGCACGCTGACCAGGAGGCCAGGCTGGCAGCAGGCTCCCACCGCTCCAGGCCTACCCGGCCTCCTCCAGCCCCGGACCGCGAACACCTCTGCCCGGCAAGCACACAGACAACCCACGGGGGCCCGCGCTCTCCCTCATCTCGTCCAGGAGGCCTGCAGGCCTGCAGTCTGCCCTCCCCGCTCAGGGCCCTGCTGGTCCAACCCTGGGGGTGAAGGCCCAGGTCCTGTGAGCCGCGGGCCTGGCCGTACCTCTCGTAGTGGCGGCGTGTGCACGTGGCCGCGCTGGTGCTGCCCGGGCTGCCCCCCAGCTCGTCATACACGTTCTTCCAGAGGCGGCGGCCAGTCACCTGCAAGGATGCCACGTGAAGGCATGGCCGGCGGGCACTCCCTGGCCACGGGGTCCTCACAGCTTGGGGTCCCCACTTGGATGCAGTTTTGCAGCTGCTTCTCCAGCAGTGGGGTGGCGAGGTTGGAGGGGGCTCCCCTGGCTGCCAGCCAGGTCTCCCGCCCAGGGGCCGCCCGAGTGCTGGCCCAAGCAGCTTTCCAAGCACGAGGACAGAACAGATGGGAAAGAGAGGAAATCTTGCTTTGAGCAGCAAAGTAGCAGCGGGCAAGGCGGGTCCCTCCTTCTCCCCGTAGCACACAGGGGAACTGGGGAAGGGCAGGGTTTGGGACGCTGCCTCGTCCTCCTGTCTAGTGGTAAGGGCAGCTCTGTTGGGCTCACTCTCTTCCCCCAGCTTGACGTGCCAGGAGATGTAGCAGGGTGAGGCCTCAGAGGTGCTGTCCTTACCAGCTCATAGGCCCCCAGCTTCTCCACGGCCTTGTAGATCTTCCACAGGTTAACTGGAGAAAAGAGAGGGCAGGGCCACTCTCAGTCTTGGCAGGAGGAAGGGGTAGCCAGCAGCCTGTCCCCCTGGCCCTGTCAGGCAGGCACAGAACCAGCACGTACCCAGACAGGGCCACTGGGATGGCTAGGCAGGCCACGCCCCGTGCACTGGGGGCCCAGTGGCCTGTGAGGGTGgaaatccagccccacccactgccaGCCCTGTGCCTGGAGGGGGGCACCCTTTCCGTGTGCAACCCCCGTGGGCTGGCGGCGTCCAGGGTTACCCAGAACGGAGGTGCTCCCCGATGCCCTGCCTGGGTGGGGGTCCCCTGCCGGGCGCCCCCCCTCCCTGCCTGCACCCCAGGGACGCACTCTGCTTGAAGCCGAGATGGGGCACCCTCTGGATGGGCGTGTGTCGCTCCTTCATGAACTTGTAGAGGCTGACCAGGAAGGCCTGCTCCTCCTCCCGCTCCCCGCCTGCCTCGGGGGAGTCCTGGGGAAAAAACATGAGGCAGCAGCATGAGCCCTCAGTTGCTGGGAGGCTGGGGACGGGTGGAACCTCAGGCTGCTGGGGAGGAAAGAGATGTGTGGCCCCCAGGCTCCCACAGGAGGGAGCAGACCCCCAGACCCAGCTCTGGGCTGCATTGCTTGTTCCTGGGGTCAAAAAGGCACAGGTGTCAGCTATTAGTGCCCAGAACCCCAGGTCAGGGTCCACAGAGGCCCTGGGAGCAGCCCTGCACCTTCTCCAAGTTTCTGACCACTTCTTCCACTTGTCACATCTGCATCTCAGCTCCTCTACCACACTGTGAGTTCCTGGCGGTAGGCGCAGTGTCCCCAGGGCTCCCAGCAGCCTCCGTGGTCCAGGTTGAAGGAACAAAAGTGCCTGGTGCTCTCTAGCTCTGTGGCGCCGCGCCGCCAGGCCTGACTCTGTGACCCGCCCGTCCACGTGCTTAACTCAGGGAGGGGAGACCCTGTCCTGGGCTCCAACTGGCACTTCTGTCAGATGCACAGGTCTTTTGGTTTCTGCTCTCGGGGAATTTCTGCCGATGCTGTTCACGTGGCTGGTAGCTCAGGGCAGGGGGCTACTGTTAGGCTGGGGCTGAGGTCCTGGCAGGGCAGGCCCCAAACACGAGAAGGACGAAAAACACCAGGGCCTAGAACCGTGCAGAGAGCCACGTGCTCCAAAAATACTCTATTCAAGTACCATGTCCCTGATTTTGACTAATCAAAGACCTCTGGTAATAAGCAAGCCACCTCATATGTTAATGCACGGAATTGGCACACACTGGAGCCCAAGGCAGCTGTTCTCTGGAGCCTCGGAATGAAGGCGCTCTGACCACAGCTTCAAATGAATGTGCTCTTCTATCCCTCTTCTCTGAACTCCAGGCAATCTGTTAAAACCTGTTCCCACTTGCAGCTACTCTTCTACACGAATCAGGATTTCTACTCCAGCCTGTGCCACCAAAGCAAATGGCTGAAAAGCACGACGCTGAGGAGTTGAGGCTGCCCACTCTGACCTCGCTGGTCAACACAGCTGCGCTGATCTCACGAGGTGACTCTAAGGTCCATGTTATCGATGTGGATGGACGGAAGGATGTAAATGTAGTTTCACATCGTAGAATAGTGCTTTTGTCTGTTTCATATGTCAGGGTTCCAGGTAATCCTCATTTGATAAAAGGGTTCTGCCACAGAAACCAAGCCTGAAACCCTAGCCAGGGGTGACGGGTGAGCCTTCCTGTCTGCCCCGCTCCCAGCGCCCAGTGCAGGGCCCAGGACAGCGGGGCTGGGCCCCTTTCCAGGCTCTCTGCAGGATGGGGGGTAGGGAACACATCTCCAGGGAGTCTCCATGTTCACCTGGGAGGCTACACACaggtggggcgggggtgagggggggcagggaagagggCCCCAGGGGGGTCGTCCAGCTCACCTCCAGCTGGACGGGGCTCTGGCTCCTGTTCTGCTCAGCGTCGGGTTGAGGAGACACAGGTGGGTCTAGGGGGTCACCATCCTCTGACTGTTTCCTTTTGCCTTTGACAGGAGGtgctggaggagaggaagagggagagaaggggggaggagggagagaacgTGAGATGCTGGCAGGGAGGAGCGGGCGGCAGGAGGGCCAGGTGGGGGTGAGTCCTCGCCGCTGTCCTCTGCTGCGTGTCCTCTGCACGCGGTCCCGGCTGCTGCAGGCAGCCCTCTAAACACACACAGGGCTCCCCCgactctgccctcctcccctctcagCCCCACCAGGCCCCGCCCACACCACACCTGACactcttccttcctccattccaGCCCTCTGCCCACAACTTCGAAGGAAACCCTAAATCACCTTGGGGTCAAGTGACAGGAGACCGGCACTGGGGCCGTGGTGCTCGGGGAAATCATGTCTCCAAAACCTGCCCCACCTTCAGGCAGAAAGTTTGGGAAAGCTGCAGAGGCTTCCATGATTGTGGACCCCCAAAGCACCACGGGGGGCTGCTTGGACCATAAACCCTCCAGAAATAATCAAGAAGAGGGTAAGTTCCTATTTGTGAAGCACCCAGCCTTTGCCTGAGGCACCAGCAGAGTCCTCACTGCCCCTAATTAGGCCACACGCTCCCCTCACCTGCACGGTTCCTGGTGACCCTTCAGGTCTCACCTGACAAGTCGCTTCCTCGGGGTggcccttcccagcccccagccaagCACAGCACTTCTCTCTAGTCATCCTCTAGCCATCCTCACACCATCCAGATGGGCCATCCAGACTGAGATGCCCACGGCTTGTCTGGCCTCCTGAGAACTTCGTGAGGCCGCCCAGCAACCCACAAAGTAGGTGGCAGGTAAGCGAGAATGAGTGTCTCACAACAACCtgacagaggggagggaggagccaggggCTTGGTTTTACTAAGGGCGTCCTGAGAGCTGATGGCTGCAAAGACACAGCACCCCTGCCGCTGCCAAAGCACAGCCACTGGGAGCTGCTCTGGCTGGCAGCAGATGTGAGACCGGGAGCCCATGTCctctgaccttttctttttttctttcctttctccttttggtTAATCCTTAAAGAACTGTCCTGGTTCGCTCCAACTCAAGATATCCTTACTGCTGGGAACGTGCAAGATTCCCCCTCCAacccagacagaaaaagaatctCCTTAAGAACAAGAAACCCGCGCCAGAGTGACCCACAAGGTCAGCAGTACCCAGAAGCACGAGCTGCAGAACCTCCGGCCGCTGAACAGTGTCCCCTTGCGTAGCTGTTCACAAGGGCGCTGTGCAGGGTCTTGGCTCTGTGTCCCTGGCCCTTTCATGTATGTTCTCTCATTGAGTCCCAGAGGAATCCCATTTTAAGGGAGGCTGGGGGGACTGaagccagagaggttaagttgctTGCCGCCCTGAGGGACCAGATTCAAAACAAGGTCTGTCTGACCACCAGTCCAGGGGCCTGGCCTCGCCACCACTGCGGCTGCTGTATCACCAACACCGCGAAGCCTTGGTGGAGAGTCCAAATAAACCAGGAAGGGAAACCCAGCCTAACACTTGTCAAGCATGAGTTGGGCCTGGGCCGTCCTTGCAGGCTGGCTCCTGACCACTGGAGACACGGTCAATCTCCAGAAATAAGTGGGTGCTAATGACTGCCCCCCAAAAGACTGATGCCTTTCCAACCAGGTCCTTGGGCGAATCTGTGCATCAGCCTccccttctgtgaaatggggagagaAGGACGCTGGAGTCCTTTGCTAACTAGCCATGAATCCCAAAGCCTTCTAGGTCATGGGCATGCCTGCATcctcctgtttttctcctttcccttcctgccttctctgctctgttttcacatcctctctcccttcttgccTGAAACAAAAATGCTCAGCTCCGAAGGAGTCTCTCCATCGTGTTCCTGTGATGGGGCTTCTCACTGAAGCCCTCTCGCAAATTTGCTGCAAGTCAGTCACTGTCCTCGGGCCTCAGAGAAATAAGGTGGTGGGACCAGGGCCCACTGGAATCACGCGGGGAGCGTTTAACAGACATGATGCctgtctcccaccccacccccgcgtGAGTTTGATTTAAGGTCCTTCAAGGGGCATCAGAgtttaaagctccccaggggaGCTGAGAGGGCAGACAGGTTGAGAGCCACCAGGCCAGAGTGGCCCTAGTCCCTCCTGCTCA from the Globicephala melas chromosome 12, mGloMel1.2, whole genome shotgun sequence genome contains:
- the ARID5A gene encoding AT-rich interactive domain-containing protein 5A isoform X1; translated protein: MAPPVKGKRKQSEDGDPLDPPVSPQPDAEQNRSQSPVQLEDSPEAGGEREEEQAFLVSLYKFMKERHTPIQRVPHLGFKQINLWKIYKAVEKLGAYELVTGRRLWKNVYDELGGSPGSTSAATCTRRHYERLVLPYVRHLKGEDDKPLPPSKPRKQYKMAKEHRGDDGATERPKKAKEEKRVDQMMPGKTKTDAPDLARLPSQEPSRDGMEQRGPAPGPSLPFVGASGCPEAYRRLLSSFYCKGTHGIMSPLAKKKLLAQVSKAEALQCQEEGCRHGAGGEPQAPPAIRPLENPRSPGGQAENSRHRLTPPEGTQGPGGSLKEEAQVGPHPSAPIFTGCFHAYPTEVLKPVSQHPRDFFPSLKDGVLLGPPGKEEGLPAKEPQRVWGGDADHPSAFHKGGSRRGLYPKPKACWVSPMAKVPAESPVPLTTFPSSPGLGNKRSLEEEGLVHGGKKLRVVSPFLKEVDAKECGTKSVGPDLAVSCLLGPALGPTLPEACRGTMLRCPLNFAGTLDPLKGQATLPFSPLVIPAFPAHLLATAAPSPMAAGLMHFPPASFDSALRHRLCPASSAWHVPPATTYAVPHFSFHLNTKL
- the ARID5A gene encoding AT-rich interactive domain-containing protein 5A isoform X2, encoding MAKEHRGDDGATERPKKAKEEKRVDQMMPGKTKTDAPDLARLPSQEPSRDGMEQRGPAPGPSLPFVGASGCPEAYRRLLSSFYCKGTHGIMSPLAKKKLLAQVSKAEALQCQEEGCRHGAGGEPQAPPAIRPLENPRSPGGQAENSRHRLTPPEGTQGPGGSLKEEAQVGPHPSAPIFTGCFHAYPTEVLKPVSQHPRDFFPSLKDGVLLGPPGKEEGLPAKEPQRVWGGDADHPSAFHKGGSRRGLYPKPKACWVSPMAKVPAESPVPLTTFPSSPGLGNKRSLEEEGLVHGGKKLRVVSPFLKEVDAKECGTKSVGPDLAVSCLLGPALGPTLPEACRGTMLRCPLNFAGTLDPLKGQATLPFSPLVIPAFPAHLLATAAPSPMAAGLMHFPPASFDSALRHRLCPASSAWHVPPATTYAVPHFSFHLNTKL